GCGCAAAAAACGCTCGGCCTGCGCCAAGTCTTTGCAGTATTTGGATTGTGATTTGATCTCAGCTTCGTCGATGTCTTTCCAGCCGAAAGAAACCTGCGAGTTGGTACAACCAAGCTTTTCCTTGGTCGCCAGCACGGTCTGCCCCTGCATGCGTGCGGTTATTTCCCATTGGCAATAAGTAATTGGCTTAACGGGCTCAACATAGCGGGCCTTCTTTTTGAACTCTTCCACATCAGCCTGAGTTTTATGAAAATTTATGGCGATGGGAAAATGGTACAGTCGCAGCTCCCGCATCAACAAGTCCTGCATGTCTTTATAGCTCAGGGGCATTGCGATCTCCTTTTTTGTAGTTAGTAATCGTTGTCAGTATGGGTGGTAATGTTAAAAGATATTCTTCGATATGGCTATACCCCTAAGCACCTTTTTTTGACTTTTACTTCAGCAGGGGCGCGGGTGACAGGCGGGTGACAACCGCGGGCAACCAAATCCAAAATTTCGCAAAAATAACAAAAGGGATGCGCGATAAAATCGCATATCCCTTTGAAATATAATGGTGCGCCCGACAAGAATCGAACTTGTGGCCTACAGCTTAGGAGTAAGCCGCGCATACTTCCCCATGGTTCCCTTTGAATTGTAATACCTTGAAAATCATGGTGCTGTGGTGTAACCCCTTTCCTTAAAGTTCCCCAAATAACTTTGAAGGTGGGCACCATATGGGCACCAAAAAGAACGGTGACGCTACAAATACTGGCGGCGATGATTTGCGTTGGCACGCAAGCAGCGCCACGGGTGTTCTCTATCGTGATCACCCTGAGCGCAAGTATGGCAGACGTTCTGATCGGTATCTCGCAATACGGTATCGCTCTGGTTCTGGCAAGAGAAATCTTGAGGCCCTTGGCTGGGCCTCTGAGGGCTGGACGCTTGAAATGGCGGTAAACCTCCTCCACGAGCTGAAGCAAAACATCCGTTCTGGAGAGCGCCCCCAGTCTCTTAAAGAAAAGCGTGAGATGCAGGAAGCCGCCAGGGCGGAAGAAGCCCGCATTGCCGAGCGCGTGAAGCTCAAGCGCGTCACCTTTGGTGAACTGGCTGAGGCGTACCGCTCCTGGGCCAAGGAGCACCGCCTTGATGCATCCAATGTCGAAGGACTGCTTGACCACCATATTCTGCCCGTATTGGGCCCCCGTGTCGCCCACGAGATTACTACCGCCGACCTCCAGGCCCTTGGGGATACCATTGCTGCCAAAAGGCCGCTCTCCGGGCGCAACAAAAACAACAAAGAAGGCCGGCTGTCGCCGCAAACTGTGCTCCATGCCCTTAAAGTAGTGCGTGAGACATTCAATTATGCCAAACAAACGGACGCGCCTGGAGCTCCTGGCACAGTGCTTTTTGACGGGCCGAACCCTGCTGTCATTACGCACCGTGGACACCGTGGAGTGCGCGTTCAAAAGGCTGATGCTCGCCGACTGCGCGTGCTCAATGACAGGGAGATTGAATCTCTGCTGGGTTATGAAGGGCGCAGGCACGAAGACGTAACCGAGCTGCACGACATGATCCTGCTCTCTCTGGACATTGGCCTGCGCGCAGGAGAGCTTGTTCACCTGCTGCGCGAGTCGTGCGACCCGATAAAGGGCACGGTCAGCGTAATCAAGGGCTCTGAGAACAATGTTTCCACCAAGGGCGGGCGTTCCCGAACCTTGCATGTGGGGCAGCTGTTTTCTGATGCCCTTGCAATGCTTCGGCGCAGAATGGCCAGCCCAAGTGCGGGGCCTTATCTCTTTCCAGGGCAGGATGGCGCCGCACGCGACGCCAACGGCCTTAACCGGGCCATGCGCCGTATTACCGAAAAGCTGAAGCTCAACGAGGGCGTTATCAACGCCCAGAACCGCGTTGTGTGGCATACCTTGCGCCACACTTTTGCCACCCGGATGCTGGAAGCCGGGGCGGACGTTTACATGCTTAAAGAACTTATGGGGCACGGGTCTGTGACAACAACCGAGGTCTACCTGCACCTGTGCGACCTCGATAAGCGTCGCAAAGCTCTGGCCAGACTGACGCTCTCGCAGGGTGGCGAGCCGGGAGCTATATCTTTGGGACAACAATTGTCGTAACTCCTTGTGATTCAAGGTATGCGAGAAAAAACGGAGTAGGGTACACGACCGCGTCGCCAATTTTTTGCCGAACTTTTGGCCCTTTGCCGCCCCAGTCATCATTGGCCAGCTTTTTGGATGAAATGGCCCCACCAGTAAAAAATGGGACTCTTTTTCTGGCTATCATGGGCGGCAGGAGGGGCAGGTAGCTCTTGAGTGCGCCAAGTTCCGGCGCTGGGGGGATGATTGCAGGTGTGCTCATAAAATTTCTCCCTCTGCGTGTGGTAGACGGATACGCAGCCCCCGTTAGTGAGGGAGTCAGATGGAATTTGTGGCCATCGTGCAGGAGCGTTCGGCCCGGCATGATCGGCAGTCCTGATCCGCCTCGCCATGCAGGCGGCAGCGGGCCATGCGTTTGATGCGCCCAATAGCCTCAAACGGCCCTGGCACCCACTCGGCCACCGCGCTATGCAGCATGAGCCCTGGTTCTTCCAGTGGCCCGGCTATACCCAGGATGGGAGTGCCGATGGCCTTGGCCATGCCGATTTGAACTGCAGTGTCTTTGCCGGAATCGCCCAGGTAGACCATAAGGTCGGCCTGCCCGCAGGAGGTTTCACAAAATTCGGCCATAGCGCAGCTCTTGCCGGCGTTCATCCATTGCCGGCGTTCGTTGACGGGCAAGCCCAAAGGCGCAGCGGCCCATGTCCAGTCCAGCACCCTGACGCCCGGCAGAAGGCGCAACTGCGCCTGGAACAGGCGCACGGCATGCAGGTGGCGGTAGGATGCCACGGTGTAGACCGTCAGCTGGTCAGTATTGGCGGGTATGGCGTTCATGCGCGTTTTTCCTGCCGACAAACTTGGGAGATACGGCCACCTTCGCTCAAAATACCGGGCAGCATGTCCAGCAGGTCATGGTGCGTTGCCCGCACGGGCAACCGTTTACCACCAACAGCTATAATGTAGGTGGCCACGTACGGGCCTTTGTTGCAGACCTCAGGCTTGACAGGTTGCCGCTTTTCGAAATAGATTTTTGCCATCAGATAGCTCCTATGGAGTTTTGCCCCGGCGTGGTTCCAGCACGTCGGGGCGTTTTTATTTGCCGTACTTAGCCTCGTGTGTGGCCAGTGCCAGTTTGCGAAAGCTCAGTATGGCCTCAACCACGTCATTGGTTTCGCGGTCGATCTTGACCATCTCTTCGGGGTCAACATCGCCGTCGGCAATGCGTTCCGCAGCCGAGGCCGCGTATTCGCCAAATTCCTTTATGGTTCGGGCCAGGCTCTGCACCAGCTCGCCACCGCTGGCGGCTGGTTGCTGCAGGCGCAAAAAAATGCCGCCGCGCTCCCTGGCCAGAAAATCCACGGGCGCGTCGCACTCGCACACGTCCATAAGCGGCAGCAGCATGTCTGCGCCGAGCTTGTGGCCTGGCTGGCGCGACAGCTCAGACATCATCGTGTTGTAGTTGGTGTAGCCCACAAATTCGGCAATGCTGCCGGGCGTAAGCCCCGAGGGCGCAGCCTTGACCATCTGGTGCGTCACAGCGACCAGCGAAGGGTAGGGTTTGATAACGATATTTCCGGCCATGCTATTGCGCCTCCGTAAATTGCGTGGGCAAAAGTCAAAAAAAGGGTTTAGTGTAATAAGGGGTGCTTATTGAGCGTGAGCCTGCAGGCCAGGGAATATCGGCTCGCGCTTGCGTCTGCCCATTCTTTCTTCACAGGGTTCAGGCAGTAAATCTTTGGGGAAGCCCAAAATTACCAACCTGTCGTGATGCTTTTGGAATATCTCTGGTTTCAATAGAGCTTGGCGGGCACCATTAGCGGTCATACCCAGCTGCTTACCGATATCATTGAAGGAAATGTGATGCGCATCCTTCCAGGCCAGAAGGCGTTCATACCGCGACATTGCCATAGGGTGGCCTCCCTGCTAAGAAAATGATTGCATTTACGCTTTGCGAAATTGGTTCTAAAAGCGTGGCGTCTTTAGTTGGTATTTATGGTAAAAAATTACCAATGGTCAAGTAATTTTATACTATATATGGGAATTTTTCACCATGCTATATGATAGAGTACTGAAAATACTTGATAAAAATCATCTCGCCAAATCAAAATGCGCCCAACAGCTCGGAGTTACCCATAAAACTCTTGGTGGGTATCTGAAGCCAGAAGGCCAGCACAACCTTTGGCAATACTTACCAACATTTTTAGAGTGGTACCCTCGCTTGTCGCGCCAGTGGCTCTACTTCGGTGAAGGCCCAATGTTTATTGGGCGAGGTACCCCCGAGGGTTTGCCCGTGCCACCGCTGGAAATCCTGCGCGTGGGCGAAGCCATGGCAGCAGACTGCGGCGGCTCGTGGGGACAGGTACTGCGCATGATTGTGGACAACGCGCGGGAAGAGCTGGAGACGAACGAATCCACCAATGAAATGAAGATGG
This DNA window, taken from Desulfovibrio sp. 86, encodes the following:
- a CDS encoding tyrosine-type recombinase/integrase, translated to MGTKKNGDATNTGGDDLRWHASSATGVLYRDHPERKYGRRSDRYLAIRYRSGSGKRNLEALGWASEGWTLEMAVNLLHELKQNIRSGERPQSLKEKREMQEAARAEEARIAERVKLKRVTFGELAEAYRSWAKEHRLDASNVEGLLDHHILPVLGPRVAHEITTADLQALGDTIAAKRPLSGRNKNNKEGRLSPQTVLHALKVVRETFNYAKQTDAPGAPGTVLFDGPNPAVITHRGHRGVRVQKADARRLRVLNDREIESLLGYEGRRHEDVTELHDMILLSLDIGLRAGELVHLLRESCDPIKGTVSVIKGSENNVSTKGGRSRTLHVGQLFSDALAMLRRRMASPSAGPYLFPGQDGAARDANGLNRAMRRITEKLKLNEGVINAQNRVVWHTLRHTFATRMLEAGADVYMLKELMGHGSVTTTEVYLHLCDLDKRRKALARLTLSQGGEPGAISLGQQLS
- a CDS encoding translation initiation factor 2 encodes the protein MNAIPANTDQLTVYTVASYRHLHAVRLFQAQLRLLPGVRVLDWTWAAAPLGLPVNERRQWMNAGKSCAMAEFCETSCGQADLMVYLGDSGKDTAVQIGMAKAIGTPILGIAGPLEEPGLMLHSAVAEWVPGPFEAIGRIKRMARCRLHGEADQDCRSCRAERSCTMATNSI
- a CDS encoding phage regulatory CII family protein; its protein translation is MAGNIVIKPYPSLVAVTHQMVKAAPSGLTPGSIAEFVGYTNYNTMMSELSRQPGHKLGADMLLPLMDVCECDAPVDFLARERGGIFLRLQQPAASGGELVQSLARTIKEFGEYAASAAERIADGDVDPEEMVKIDRETNDVVEAILSFRKLALATHEAKYGK